One Ricinus communis isolate WT05 ecotype wild-type chromosome 2, ASM1957865v1, whole genome shotgun sequence DNA segment encodes these proteins:
- the LOC8288925 gene encoding Probable methyltransferase PMT28, translated as MAIARFARHAKRPYGFCAKMTAVAVMGLCFIFVWSLFSASSSSVTTQRESFDDIAEPVPGNQKVSSSKTQSKEIEPQKHKSGREDQKVKVQSDLELSEDEKKINGSASSLPVNEHESLKKGKQESSHEKRKKDRDSSKKLPNGVAKHNNDMQVESESEGLEKDEEEGEVVDGREEVTDGQLEGNGDAEGEGGMIETMDQEATAAVEDDESAGKKKKQKIKGPLFDPKAHYNWRLCSTRSKHNYIPCIDIENGNGRLQSYRHTERSCPRTPPLCLVPLPHGSYDSPVRWPGSKLKIFYKNVAHPKLDAFIKKNSWLVQSGDYLTFPQNQTEFKGGVQHYLESIEEMVPDIEWGKNIRVVLDIGCTDSSFGASLLDKNVLTLSLGLKDDLVDLAQLVLERGFPAVVSPFGTRRLPFPSGVFDTIHCGECSIPWHSHGGKLLLEMNRILRPGGYFILSTKHDNIEEEEAMTTLTASICWNILAHKTDEVSEVGVKIYQKPESNDIYELRRKKNPPLCKENENPDAAWYVPMKTCLHTIPSSIEQHGTEWPEEWPKRLETYPDWMNNKEKLIADTKHWKALVEKSYLTGIGIDWSKLRNVMDMKAINGGFAAALSQQEVWVMNVVPVHAPDTLPIIYERGLVGVYHDWCESFGTYPRSYDLLHADHLFSRLKNRCKQPVSIVVEMDRILRPGGWAIIREKVEIVEALEGILRSLHWEIRMTYAQDKEGILCAQKTTWRP; from the exons ATGGCCATAGCTCGGTTCGCTCGCCACGCCAAACGCCCATATGGGTTTTGTGCGAAGATGACAGCAGTGGCAGTAATGGGTCTctgttttatatttgtttgGTCTTTGTTCTCTGCTTCTTCCTCTTCAGTTACTACTCAAAGGGAAAGCTTTGACGACATAGCTGAACCAGTACCAGGAAACCAAAAGGTAAGCAGTTCCAAGACCCAATCTAAAGAAATAGAACCGCAGAAACATAAATCTGGCAGAGAAGATCAGAAGGTGAAAGTTCAATCTGATTTAGAATTGAGTGAAGATGAGAAAAAGATCAATGGGTCTGCTTCTTCTTTGCCTGTGAATGAGCATGAATCCTTGAAAAAGGGTAAACAAGAATCAtcacatgagaaaagaaagaaagatagaGATAGTTCTAAGAAGTTGCCTAATGGGGTCGCTAAACATAACAATGATATGCAAGTGGAATCTGAGAGTGAAGGATTAGAAAAAGACGAGGAGGAGGGAGAAGTAGTTGATGGTAGAGAAGAAGTAACTGATGGTCAACTTGAAGGAAATGGTGATGCGGAAGGAGAAGGTGGTATGATTGAAACTATGGATCAAGAAGCTACAGCTGCGGTGGAAGATGATGAAAGTGCagggaagaaaaagaagcagaAGATAAAGGGTCCTTTATTTGATCCAAAAGCACATTATAATTGGAGATTGTGTAGCACAAGAAGTAAGCACAATTACATTCCTTGTATTGACATTGAGAATGGTAATGGAAGGCTGCAAAGCTATAGGCATACTGAGAGAAGTTGCCCAAGAACACCTCCTTTGTGTCTTGTTCCACTCCCTCATGGAAGCTATGACTCTCCAGTGCGCTGGCCGGGGAGCAAGTTGAAG atattctataaaaatgtGGCTCATCCCAAACTCGATgcttttattaagaaaaatagttgGCTGGTGCAGTCGGGTGATTATCTTACCTTTCCCCAAAACCAAACTGAATTCAAGGGTGGAGTTCAGCACTACCTTGAATCCATTGAAGAG ATGGTACCAGACATTGAATGGGGAAAGAATATCCGTGTTGTATTGGATATTGGATGTACAGATTCAAGCTTTGGGGCTTCTCTCCTTGATAAGAATGTATTGACATTATCACTTGGATTGAAGGATGACTTAGTTGACCTAGCTCAACTTGTCCTGGAGCGGGGTTTTCCTGCTGtagttagcccttttggaaCTAGAAGGCTTCCTTTCCCTAGTGGTGTTTTTGATACCATTCACTGTGGCGAGTGCAGCATTCCTTGGCATTCCCATG GTGGTAAGCTTCTTCTAGAGATGAACAGGATTTTAAGGCCTGGTGGATACTTTATTTTGTCGACTAAACATGACAACATCGAAGAGGAAGAAG CCATGACCACCTTGACAGCATCTATCTGTTGGAATATCTTAGCTCATAAAACTGATGAAGTAAGTGAAGTGGGTGTTAAAATATACCAGAAGCCAGAGTCAAATGACATTTATGAgttgagaagaaagaaaaatccaCCTCTATGcaaggaaaatgaaaatcCAGATGCAGCTTG GTATGTTCCTATGAAGACTTGCTTGCACACAATTCCATCTTCAATCGAACAGCATGGGACGGAATGGCCTGAGGAATGGCCAAAGAGGCTAGAAACTTATCCTGACTGGATGAACAATAAAGAGAAGTTGATTGCAGACACTAAACACTGGAAAGCTTTAGTTGAAAAGTCTTATCTGACAGGAATTGGTATTGATTGGTCGAAGCTCCGCAATGTGATGGACATGAAAGCCATCAATGGAGG GTTTGCTGCAGCACTCTCGCAACAGGAGGTTTGGGTGATGAATGTAGTCCCTGTCCATGCACCAGACACACTTCCTATCATCTACGAACGTGGGCTGGTTGGTGTCTACCATGATTGGTGCGAATCCTTCGGCACATACCCAAGATCTTATGATCTTTTGCACGCTGATCATCTGTTTTCACGGCTTAAGAACAG GTGTAAGCAGCCAGTATCAATTGTGGTGGAGATGGACAGGATATTAAGGCCAGGTGGGTGGGCAATTATACGTGAAAAGGTGGAGATAGTTGAAGCACTAGAGGGGATTTTGAGGAGTTTGCATTGGGAGATTCGTATGACTTATGCTCAGGATAAAGAGGGTATATTATGTGCCCAGAAAACCACGTGGCGACCTTAA
- the LOC8288926 gene encoding DUF21 domain-containing protein At1g47330 isoform X3, producing MADDVGCCGTEFSLYVVVIVGLVAFAGLMAGLTLGLMSLGLVDLEVLKKSGRPQDRIYASKILPVVKNQHLLLCTLLMGNSLAMEALPIFLDKIVPPWAAILISVTLILMFGEILPQAVCTRYGLKVGATMAPFVRLLVMLFFPVSYPISKVLDWMLGKGHAVLLRRAELKTFVNFHGNEAQKGGDLTHDETTIIAGALELTEKTAKDAMTPISKAFSLDLDATLNLDTMNAIMTMGHSRVPVYAGNPNNIIGLILVKNLLAVNLEDAVPLRKMIIRKIPRVSEDMPLYDILNEFQKGHSHLAAVYKDLDPKIETPQKCKEGQLFEFKDSCRKQRGTETSSKKDDNVNESTAATQKMKVGLDLHDSQTSIWKNDEGQQKKKSPPATPAFKKRHKGCSYCILDVENSPIPEFPSNEEVVGVITMEDVIEELLQEEILDETDEYVNIHNRIRINMHASQEKASNAISQPSVTDTFTATPASTLSTGPTPTLSISSTTSLAGSPTTVNQGSEGDLLKIQ from the exons ATGGCGGATGACGTGGGGTGCTGTGGGACAGAGTTCTCGTTGTATGTGGTGGTAATAGTGGGGCTGGTGGCATTTGCTGGTCTGATGGCAGGTTTAACGCTTGGTCTCATGTCTTTAGGTTTAGTCGACCTTGAAGTACTTAAGAAGTCTGGTCGTCCTCAAGATCGTATCTACGCCT CCAAAATATTGCCAGTTGTAAAGAACCAGCATCTTCTGCTATGCACTCTTTTGATGGGAAATTCTCTAGCTATGGAG GCCCTTCCCATATTCTTGGACAAGATTGTGCCTCCTTGGGCTGCAATTTTGATATCAGTTACTCTCATTCTGATGTTTGGAGAG ATATTGCCACAAGCAGTCTGTACTCGTTATGGCTTGAAAGTTGGAGCAACAATGGCACCCTTTGTCAGACTTCTTGTTATGCTGTTCTTCCCCGTTTCTTATCCAATTAGTAAG GTTCTGGATTGGATGTTGGGCAAGGGACATGCTGTCCTTTTGCGGAGAGCAGAGCTCAAAACTTTTGTTAATTTTCATGGTAATGAG GCACAGAAAGGTGGGGATTTGACTCATGATGAGACTACTATAATTGCTGGAGCACTTGAATTGACTGAAAAGACAGCAAAAGATGCCATGACTCCCATATCGAAGGCATTTTCCCTTGATCTGGATGCAACTCTTAATTT GGACACAATGAATGCAATAATGACAATGGGTCATAGTAGAGTCCCAGTTTATGCAGGGAATCCAAATAATATAATTGGGCTTATTCTG GTTAAAAATCTTCTGGCAGTTAATCTAGAAGATGCAGTTCCACTACGAAAAATGATCATAAGGAAAATTCCTCG GGTTTCAGAAGACATGCCTCTATATGATATTCTAAATGAATTTCAGAAGGGCCACAGCCACCTTGCTGCTGTATATAAAGATTTAGATCCAAAAATAGAGACACCGCAGAAATGTAAAGAGGGTCAGCTGTTTGAATTCAAGGATAGCTGCAGGAAGCAGAGAGGCACAGAGACATCATCCAAGAAAG ATGATAATGTGAATGAGTCAACTGCTGCTACCCAGAAAATGAAGGTTGGATTGGATTTGCATGATTCTCAGACTTCTATATGGAAGAATGATGAAGGtcaacaaaaaaagaagtcTCCACCAGCTACTCCTGCCTTTAAGAAGCGACACAAAGGTTGTTCATATTGCATTCTGGACGTTGAGAATTCCCCGATTCCAGAATTCccatccaatgaagaagtagTTGGGGTAATTACCATGGAGGATGTGATCGAAGAGCTTCTTCAG GAGGAAATATTAGATGAAACTGATGAATATGTCAATATCCACAACAG GATAAGGATCAACATGCATGCATCTCAAGAAAAGGCTTCTAATGCAATATCACAACCTTCCGTCACTGATACCTTTACTGCAACACCGGCATCCACATTATCAACAGGTCCAACACCAACTCTTTCCATCTCATCTACCACCTCATTGGCTGGCTCACCAACCACTGTAAATCAAGGTTCTGAAGGGGACTTGCTGAAGATTCAATGA
- the LOC8288927 gene encoding putative S-adenosyl-L-methionine-dependent methyltransferase MMAR_1068, with protein sequence MSEPENGMQEEPQWLDLKLPDLLHTDSVQKLHASIQHEWDPLRRSACQTAAGRALWKHVIHDPLADLLAGETYLRNLHEKIKNDQLNNAREISGVLLAVRTLWFDSKLEAALRSFNGEAQVVLLGAGMDTRAYRLSCLKDSSVFEVDFPEVLGMKTTLLQAAMESIDDQQRPQMIAESLNRVAADISKNDWLEKLQISGFVPQKNTVWVLEGILYYLSHTHAMQVLKIIADKCALAHTVLLADFMNKPSTTLSNSIFHFYSDWPDHLLPSIGFSNVKLSQIGDPDAHFGLLDNPLNLFNKLRSLPRSVQTYPDDGKPCCRLYLVQASGLPD encoded by the exons atGTCAGAACCAGAAAATGGCATGCAGGAAGAACCACAATGGCTAGATTTAAAGCTTCCAGATTTGCTACATACTGATTCAGTTCAAAAACTCCATGCATCAATCCAACATGAGTGGGATCCTTTGAGACGATCAGCATGCCAAACGGCAGCTGGAAGAGCTCTGTGGAAACACGTGATCCATGACCCACTTGCAGACCTGCTAGCAGGAGAAACATACCTCAGAAACCTTCACgaaaagataaagaatgaCCAGCTCAACAATGCTCGGGAAATTTCAGGAGTACTTCTTGCGGTTCGAACCCTCTGGTTTGATTCAAAACTTGAAGCTGCACTCCGTTCTTTCAATGGAGAAGCACAGGTTGTTCTTCTTGGCGCAG GAATGGATACAAGGGCATACCGTCTAAGCTGCTTGAAGGACAGCAGTGTCTTTGAAGTTGATTTTCCAGAAGTCTTAGGAATGAAAACAACTCTTCTACAGGCAGCCATGGAATCAATAGATGATCAGCAGCGCCCACAAATGATAGCAGAATCCCTAAACAGAGTAGCAGCTGACATCAGCAAAAATGACTGGCTCGAAAAACTACAGATATCAGGGTTTGTGCCACAGAAGAACACAGTCTGGGTGCTAGAAGGTATCCTCTACTACCTCTCCCACACCCACGCCATGCAAGTGCTGAAGATCATAGCTGACAAGTGTGCCCTTGCCCACACAGTTCTCTTGGCAGATTTCATGAATAAACCATCCACCACTCTATCGAATTCTATCTTCCATTTCTATAGTGATTGGCCGGATCATCTTTTGCCATCCATAGGATTTTCCAATGTAAAGCTTTCACAGATTGGTGATCCCGATGCTCATTTTGGTCTCCTAGATAACCCATTAAATCTGTTCAACAAGCTTCGTAGCTTGCCAAGATCAGTGCAGACCTATCCTGATGATGGAAAACCTTGCTGTCGGTTGTATTTGGTGCAGGCATCTGGTTTGCCTGATTAA
- the LOC8288926 gene encoding DUF21 domain-containing protein At1g47330 isoform X1: MADDVGCCGTEFSLYVVVIVGLVAFAGLMAGLTLGLMSLGLVDLEVLKKSGRPQDRIYASKILPVVKNQHLLLCTLLMGNSLAMEVRSISFKRKRKLIQKLITCLSDFVIQALPIFLDKIVPPWAAILISVTLILMFGEILPQAVCTRYGLKVGATMAPFVRLLVMLFFPVSYPISKVLDWMLGKGHAVLLRRAELKTFVNFHGNEAQKGGDLTHDETTIIAGALELTEKTAKDAMTPISKAFSLDLDATLNLDTMNAIMTMGHSRVPVYAGNPNNIIGLILVKNLLAVNLEDAVPLRKMIIRKIPRVSEDMPLYDILNEFQKGHSHLAAVYKDLDPKIETPQKCKEGQLFEFKDSCRKQRGTETSSKKDDNVNESTAATQKMKVGLDLHDSQTSIWKNDEGQQKKKSPPATPAFKKRHKGCSYCILDVENSPIPEFPSNEEVVGVITMEDVIEELLQEEILDETDEYVNIHNRIRINMHASQEKASNAISQPSVTDTFTATPASTLSTGPTPTLSISSTTSLAGSPTTVNQGSEGDLLKIQ; encoded by the exons ATGGCGGATGACGTGGGGTGCTGTGGGACAGAGTTCTCGTTGTATGTGGTGGTAATAGTGGGGCTGGTGGCATTTGCTGGTCTGATGGCAGGTTTAACGCTTGGTCTCATGTCTTTAGGTTTAGTCGACCTTGAAGTACTTAAGAAGTCTGGTCGTCCTCAAGATCGTATCTACGCCT CCAAAATATTGCCAGTTGTAAAGAACCAGCATCTTCTGCTATGCACTCTTTTGATGGGAAATTCTCTAGCTATGGAGGTAAggtctatttcttttaaaagaaaaaggaaattaattCAAAAGTTAATTACTTGTCTCTCTGATTTTGTCATTCAGGCCCTTCCCATATTCTTGGACAAGATTGTGCCTCCTTGGGCTGCAATTTTGATATCAGTTACTCTCATTCTGATGTTTGGAGAG ATATTGCCACAAGCAGTCTGTACTCGTTATGGCTTGAAAGTTGGAGCAACAATGGCACCCTTTGTCAGACTTCTTGTTATGCTGTTCTTCCCCGTTTCTTATCCAATTAGTAAG GTTCTGGATTGGATGTTGGGCAAGGGACATGCTGTCCTTTTGCGGAGAGCAGAGCTCAAAACTTTTGTTAATTTTCATGGTAATGAG GCACAGAAAGGTGGGGATTTGACTCATGATGAGACTACTATAATTGCTGGAGCACTTGAATTGACTGAAAAGACAGCAAAAGATGCCATGACTCCCATATCGAAGGCATTTTCCCTTGATCTGGATGCAACTCTTAATTT GGACACAATGAATGCAATAATGACAATGGGTCATAGTAGAGTCCCAGTTTATGCAGGGAATCCAAATAATATAATTGGGCTTATTCTG GTTAAAAATCTTCTGGCAGTTAATCTAGAAGATGCAGTTCCACTACGAAAAATGATCATAAGGAAAATTCCTCG GGTTTCAGAAGACATGCCTCTATATGATATTCTAAATGAATTTCAGAAGGGCCACAGCCACCTTGCTGCTGTATATAAAGATTTAGATCCAAAAATAGAGACACCGCAGAAATGTAAAGAGGGTCAGCTGTTTGAATTCAAGGATAGCTGCAGGAAGCAGAGAGGCACAGAGACATCATCCAAGAAAG ATGATAATGTGAATGAGTCAACTGCTGCTACCCAGAAAATGAAGGTTGGATTGGATTTGCATGATTCTCAGACTTCTATATGGAAGAATGATGAAGGtcaacaaaaaaagaagtcTCCACCAGCTACTCCTGCCTTTAAGAAGCGACACAAAGGTTGTTCATATTGCATTCTGGACGTTGAGAATTCCCCGATTCCAGAATTCccatccaatgaagaagtagTTGGGGTAATTACCATGGAGGATGTGATCGAAGAGCTTCTTCAG GAGGAAATATTAGATGAAACTGATGAATATGTCAATATCCACAACAG GATAAGGATCAACATGCATGCATCTCAAGAAAAGGCTTCTAATGCAATATCACAACCTTCCGTCACTGATACCTTTACTGCAACACCGGCATCCACATTATCAACAGGTCCAACACCAACTCTTTCCATCTCATCTACCACCTCATTGGCTGGCTCACCAACCACTGTAAATCAAGGTTCTGAAGGGGACTTGCTGAAGATTCAATGA
- the LOC8288928 gene encoding uncharacterized protein LOC8288928: MPPLLRLTSTSISPPPFPPKPSISNHNLLSKCHHHLPSPIEISRRDAALLSVLALVSSLSQPAPATAFSIGISGPKDWLKEQKKKSSKFLLAPIDASREILRSAYLLLTASESGYSNKELQEVQTLLRSAARDCVPQDRNSFVAFQANTGVEVCTFRLIVKNAASLLDKKDPVKLEAEVMLNDLIRSFTSLTGLANEANILIASDRKEIADALMKTLSSLNKFEQGVKDCLEV; this comes from the exons ATGCCACCGTTACTCCGCCTCACGTCGACGTCCATCTCCCCCCCACCTTTCCCTCCAAAACCATCGATCTCAAACCACAACCTCTTATCCAAATGCCACCACCATCTTCCATCTCCGATCGAGATATCTAGAAGAGACGCTGCTTTGCTCTCGGTACTCGCTCTCGTCTCTTCCCTATCGCAGCCTGCTCCTGCTACCGCCTTTTCCATCGGCATTT CAGGACCTAAGGACTGGCTTAaagagcaaaagaaaaagtccTCGAAGTTTCTATTGGCACCTATTGATGCCTCCAGAGAAATCCTTCGCTCTGCCTATCTTCTACTCA CGGCGAGTGAATCGGGATATTCGAATAAGGAGTTACAGGAAGTACAAACGCTATTGAGATCTGCTGCGAGGGATTGTGTTCCACAAGATAGGAATTCTTTCGTGGCTTTTCAGGCCAATACTGGAGTCGag GTCTGCACGTTTCGATTAATTGTGAAGAATGCAGCTTCATTGCTTGATAAAAAGGATCCTGTAAAGTTGGAAGCTGAAGTTATGTTGAATGATCTTATAAG ATCTTTTACTTCTCTTACTGGTCTTGCAAATGAAGCTAATATTCTAATTGCTTCCGATAG AAAGGAGATAGCTGATGCACTCATGAAGACTCTGTCTTCTCTAAACAAATTTGAGCAGGGTGTGAAGGATTGCCTTGAAGTGTAA
- the LOC8288926 gene encoding DUF21 domain-containing protein At1g47330 isoform X2, translating to MADDVGCCGTEFSLYVVVIVGLVAFAGLMAGLTLGLMSLGLVDLEVLKKSGRPQDRIYACTSLFLFLILSKILPVVKNQHLLLCTLLMGNSLAMEALPIFLDKIVPPWAAILISVTLILMFGEILPQAVCTRYGLKVGATMAPFVRLLVMLFFPVSYPISKVLDWMLGKGHAVLLRRAELKTFVNFHGNEAQKGGDLTHDETTIIAGALELTEKTAKDAMTPISKAFSLDLDATLNLDTMNAIMTMGHSRVPVYAGNPNNIIGLILVKNLLAVNLEDAVPLRKMIIRKIPRVSEDMPLYDILNEFQKGHSHLAAVYKDLDPKIETPQKCKEGQLFEFKDSCRKQRGTETSSKKDDNVNESTAATQKMKVGLDLHDSQTSIWKNDEGQQKKKSPPATPAFKKRHKGCSYCILDVENSPIPEFPSNEEVVGVITMEDVIEELLQEEILDETDEYVNIHNRIRINMHASQEKASNAISQPSVTDTFTATPASTLSTGPTPTLSISSTTSLAGSPTTVNQGSEGDLLKIQ from the exons ATGGCGGATGACGTGGGGTGCTGTGGGACAGAGTTCTCGTTGTATGTGGTGGTAATAGTGGGGCTGGTGGCATTTGCTGGTCTGATGGCAGGTTTAACGCTTGGTCTCATGTCTTTAGGTTTAGTCGACCTTGAAGTACTTAAGAAGTCTGGTCGTCCTCAAGATCGTATCTACGCCTGTACTTCTCTGTTCCTCTTTTTAATCTTGT CCAAAATATTGCCAGTTGTAAAGAACCAGCATCTTCTGCTATGCACTCTTTTGATGGGAAATTCTCTAGCTATGGAG GCCCTTCCCATATTCTTGGACAAGATTGTGCCTCCTTGGGCTGCAATTTTGATATCAGTTACTCTCATTCTGATGTTTGGAGAG ATATTGCCACAAGCAGTCTGTACTCGTTATGGCTTGAAAGTTGGAGCAACAATGGCACCCTTTGTCAGACTTCTTGTTATGCTGTTCTTCCCCGTTTCTTATCCAATTAGTAAG GTTCTGGATTGGATGTTGGGCAAGGGACATGCTGTCCTTTTGCGGAGAGCAGAGCTCAAAACTTTTGTTAATTTTCATGGTAATGAG GCACAGAAAGGTGGGGATTTGACTCATGATGAGACTACTATAATTGCTGGAGCACTTGAATTGACTGAAAAGACAGCAAAAGATGCCATGACTCCCATATCGAAGGCATTTTCCCTTGATCTGGATGCAACTCTTAATTT GGACACAATGAATGCAATAATGACAATGGGTCATAGTAGAGTCCCAGTTTATGCAGGGAATCCAAATAATATAATTGGGCTTATTCTG GTTAAAAATCTTCTGGCAGTTAATCTAGAAGATGCAGTTCCACTACGAAAAATGATCATAAGGAAAATTCCTCG GGTTTCAGAAGACATGCCTCTATATGATATTCTAAATGAATTTCAGAAGGGCCACAGCCACCTTGCTGCTGTATATAAAGATTTAGATCCAAAAATAGAGACACCGCAGAAATGTAAAGAGGGTCAGCTGTTTGAATTCAAGGATAGCTGCAGGAAGCAGAGAGGCACAGAGACATCATCCAAGAAAG ATGATAATGTGAATGAGTCAACTGCTGCTACCCAGAAAATGAAGGTTGGATTGGATTTGCATGATTCTCAGACTTCTATATGGAAGAATGATGAAGGtcaacaaaaaaagaagtcTCCACCAGCTACTCCTGCCTTTAAGAAGCGACACAAAGGTTGTTCATATTGCATTCTGGACGTTGAGAATTCCCCGATTCCAGAATTCccatccaatgaagaagtagTTGGGGTAATTACCATGGAGGATGTGATCGAAGAGCTTCTTCAG GAGGAAATATTAGATGAAACTGATGAATATGTCAATATCCACAACAG GATAAGGATCAACATGCATGCATCTCAAGAAAAGGCTTCTAATGCAATATCACAACCTTCCGTCACTGATACCTTTACTGCAACACCGGCATCCACATTATCAACAGGTCCAACACCAACTCTTTCCATCTCATCTACCACCTCATTGGCTGGCTCACCAACCACTGTAAATCAAGGTTCTGAAGGGGACTTGCTGAAGATTCAATGA
- the LOC8288925 gene encoding probable methyltransferase PMT28 isoform X1 encodes MAIARFARHAKRPYGFCAKMTAVAVMGLCFIFVWSLFSASSSSVTTQRESFDDIAEPVPGNQKVSSSKTQSKEIEPQKHKSGREDQKVKVQSDLELSEDEKKINGSASSLPVNEHESLKKGKQESSHEKRKKDRDSSKKLPNGVAKHNNDMQVESESEGLEKDEEEGEVVDGREEVTDGQLEGNGDAEGEGGMIETMDQEATAAVEDDESAGKKKKQKIKGPLFDPKAHYNWRLCSTRSKHNYIPCIDIENGNGRLQSYRHTERSCPRTPPLCLVPLPHGSYDSPVRWPGSKLKIFYKNVAHPKLDAFIKKNSWLVQSGDYLTFPQNQTEFKGGVQHYLESIEELHSGGKLLLEMNRILRPGGYFILSTKHDNIEEEEAMTTLTASICWNILAHKTDEVSEVGVKIYQKPESNDIYELRRKKNPPLCKENENPDAAWYVPMKTCLHTIPSSIEQHGTEWPEEWPKRLETYPDWMNNKEKLIADTKHWKALVEKSYLTGIGIDWSKLRNVMDMKAINGGFAAALSQQEVWVMNVVPVHAPDTLPIIYERGLVGVYHDWCESFGTYPRSYDLLHADHLFSRLKNRCKQPVSIVVEMDRILRPGGWAIIREKVEIVEALEGILRSLHWEIRMTYAQDKEGILCAQKTTWRP; translated from the exons ATGGCCATAGCTCGGTTCGCTCGCCACGCCAAACGCCCATATGGGTTTTGTGCGAAGATGACAGCAGTGGCAGTAATGGGTCTctgttttatatttgtttgGTCTTTGTTCTCTGCTTCTTCCTCTTCAGTTACTACTCAAAGGGAAAGCTTTGACGACATAGCTGAACCAGTACCAGGAAACCAAAAGGTAAGCAGTTCCAAGACCCAATCTAAAGAAATAGAACCGCAGAAACATAAATCTGGCAGAGAAGATCAGAAGGTGAAAGTTCAATCTGATTTAGAATTGAGTGAAGATGAGAAAAAGATCAATGGGTCTGCTTCTTCTTTGCCTGTGAATGAGCATGAATCCTTGAAAAAGGGTAAACAAGAATCAtcacatgagaaaagaaagaaagatagaGATAGTTCTAAGAAGTTGCCTAATGGGGTCGCTAAACATAACAATGATATGCAAGTGGAATCTGAGAGTGAAGGATTAGAAAAAGACGAGGAGGAGGGAGAAGTAGTTGATGGTAGAGAAGAAGTAACTGATGGTCAACTTGAAGGAAATGGTGATGCGGAAGGAGAAGGTGGTATGATTGAAACTATGGATCAAGAAGCTACAGCTGCGGTGGAAGATGATGAAAGTGCagggaagaaaaagaagcagaAGATAAAGGGTCCTTTATTTGATCCAAAAGCACATTATAATTGGAGATTGTGTAGCACAAGAAGTAAGCACAATTACATTCCTTGTATTGACATTGAGAATGGTAATGGAAGGCTGCAAAGCTATAGGCATACTGAGAGAAGTTGCCCAAGAACACCTCCTTTGTGTCTTGTTCCACTCCCTCATGGAAGCTATGACTCTCCAGTGCGCTGGCCGGGGAGCAAGTTGAAG atattctataaaaatgtGGCTCATCCCAAACTCGATgcttttattaagaaaaatagttgGCTGGTGCAGTCGGGTGATTATCTTACCTTTCCCCAAAACCAAACTGAATTCAAGGGTGGAGTTCAGCACTACCTTGAATCCATTGAAGAG TTACATTCAGGTGGTAAGCTTCTTCTAGAGATGAACAGGATTTTAAGGCCTGGTGGATACTTTATTTTGTCGACTAAACATGACAACATCGAAGAGGAAGAAG CCATGACCACCTTGACAGCATCTATCTGTTGGAATATCTTAGCTCATAAAACTGATGAAGTAAGTGAAGTGGGTGTTAAAATATACCAGAAGCCAGAGTCAAATGACATTTATGAgttgagaagaaagaaaaatccaCCTCTATGcaaggaaaatgaaaatcCAGATGCAGCTTG GTATGTTCCTATGAAGACTTGCTTGCACACAATTCCATCTTCAATCGAACAGCATGGGACGGAATGGCCTGAGGAATGGCCAAAGAGGCTAGAAACTTATCCTGACTGGATGAACAATAAAGAGAAGTTGATTGCAGACACTAAACACTGGAAAGCTTTAGTTGAAAAGTCTTATCTGACAGGAATTGGTATTGATTGGTCGAAGCTCCGCAATGTGATGGACATGAAAGCCATCAATGGAGG GTTTGCTGCAGCACTCTCGCAACAGGAGGTTTGGGTGATGAATGTAGTCCCTGTCCATGCACCAGACACACTTCCTATCATCTACGAACGTGGGCTGGTTGGTGTCTACCATGATTGGTGCGAATCCTTCGGCACATACCCAAGATCTTATGATCTTTTGCACGCTGATCATCTGTTTTCACGGCTTAAGAACAG GTGTAAGCAGCCAGTATCAATTGTGGTGGAGATGGACAGGATATTAAGGCCAGGTGGGTGGGCAATTATACGTGAAAAGGTGGAGATAGTTGAAGCACTAGAGGGGATTTTGAGGAGTTTGCATTGGGAGATTCGTATGACTTATGCTCAGGATAAAGAGGGTATATTATGTGCCCAGAAAACCACGTGGCGACCTTAA